The genomic segment aaaataagtaattttaagaaaaaataagctTTACCAAACATAACTTCAATTCTATTCATTTTCTTTCTAAACTCTTAGTCAAATGATGCCACTATTTTGTCATTTTCCAGTCTTGTTTTATtatattgttattatcatggaaaaaaggaaagatgaTGTTTTGAACAACAGCACCCCGCAAACGCTGGCGTGTCGCCACGTCATGACTTCAATCATTGTAAATTGGGACAGTTCCCTACTCCCATGTTTTCTGTGAAGTGAATAATCCAAAAGTTAAAACTATGGTGGTGGCATTGTGGGAATTATCAAATACTCcgtatttcttaatttttatcAGAAACTTTCACTAGTTTCTTCTTGTTATTATCAACAAAAACCCACTCAAGATTAGCATAATCTTTTAATCTGTTAAAAGGGTCTGATTTTTATCCAAGTTTCTTGatgtgtgatttttttttcccaacaaAGAGCTGATTTatatatcttttcatttttatttgtagGGAAATTttgagtggaaaaaaaaaatggaaacagGTTCGCAAGACCAGGGATTTTCTCATTCTTTGGTGGATGATAAATCTATGACAGAAATGGGTTCTGGGGATtacgggtatatatatatttttttgaatcatgattgattattttattttatctgaATTATTCGAGTTTATGttttattattaatgttgttaactTTTTTTGTCTTCTGTTTAGATGCTCGCATTATAGAAGGAGATGCAAAATTAGAGCACCTTGTTGTGATGAGATCTTTGATTGCAGGCATTGCCACAATGACTCAAAGGTGTCATCTTTTTGCTTttccgaaaaagaaaaaaagaaacaatgtcggtttttttatttattttatcataTTTGGTAATCagcaatatttttttctttccaaattgaGCAGAATTCTTTAGAAGTTGATCCACTAAAACGGCATGATGTTCCTCGCCATGATATAAAAAAGGTTAGTTTCTataaagattcaatttttatagAGGTGAAGGATCTGTTCTTTATGACTGtttccttattcttttgatttttttttttttttgagtgaaaTTGAAGAGGAACATGGTGATTTTCTACTATGAGGACTGTTGATTTTCATATTTAGTCTGCTGAATTTCTCATATTTGTTTGTTAGTTGTGTATAAAGAAGTGCTACTTTAAGCTGTCAAGGAGAGCATGTTGTTATATACTTAATTATCAAGCCCGATTCTTTTTCATGGGCCAAGCGCGTGGAAATTCTTTTCAGATAATGGGTGGTGATTGAGACTCAAACTCAGGACTTCTGCCTGCTCTGGTACCACGTGTAGTGTGTGATCAACTCGCCGAAAAGCTTAAGAGAGAGCACACTGttatttaattatcttttcAATAGAACTAATATCTTTAGCCTGATgatttctcatatttatttgtttagttGCGTATAAATAAGTGCTACGTTTTACGAGGAGAAACTATTTAATTTTGGCGCCAAATGATTACCTTATATAAAGAGTGTGTACCAACTACTTCTTTTCCATTTGCTTAATCTCTTTATTTCATTCCTATGAAAGTACATTTCATCTTTGTCGTTTACCTCAAAAAATCTTTGTCGTTTAAGTTCCGTTTTGCCAATTTTGGTTGAATTTACTTTTATTGTGAGAATGAACAAATGCTTTTTGTTTAGATTTCTTGTTTGTCGTCATTCCTAGTCTGTCGGCTATTTCAACATATTAAACTCCATATGCGTTTCATCTTTGTCGTTTAAGTTCCGTTTTGCCAATTTTGGTTGAATTTACTTTTATTGTGAAAATGAACAAGTGCTTTTTGTTTAGATTTCTTGTTTGTCGTCATTCCTAATTTGTCGGCTATTTCAACATATTAAACTCCATATTCGTTTCATCTTTGTTGTTTAAGTTTCGTTTTGCCAATTTTGGTTGAATTTACTTTTATTGTGAGAATGAACAAATGCTTTTTGTTTAGATTTCTTGTTCGTCGTCATTCCTAATTTGTCGGCTATTTCAACGTATTAAACTCCATATGCGTTTCATCTTTGTCGTTTAAGTTCCGTTTTGCCAATTTTGGTTGAATTTACTTTTATTGTGAGAATGAACAAATGCTTTTTGTTTAGATTTCTTGTTTGTCATCATTCCTGATTTGTCGGCTATTTCAACGTATTAAACTCCATATGTGTTTCTCAGGTCATTTGCTCATTATGTAACACAGAACAAGATGTGAGTTTCCTTAAAAGTTAATAACtcattcaagtcattaaacgtTAGTCGAAACGTCGTTACAACTGGCTTTTTACCCGTGATTGTCCTTAGGTTCAACAAACGTGGCTTTTTACCCGTGATTGTCCTTAGGTTCAACAAACGTGCATTCATTGTGGGGTTTGTATGGGGAAGTACTATTGCTCAAAATGCAACTTCTTTGATGACGATGTAAGTTTCTGAAGATCATTCTACTGAAATGTTCTTGGTTCACTCTATGTATGATTCTTACTCTCGATAATTTCTATTTTTAGGTTTCCAAGGATCAATACCACTGTGATAAATGTGGAATATGCAGGTTAGAGTTACTAATATTGCTCGTCATTTTTCAGTTCTTCGGTgcgttttcctaattttctaactATAAGAACTCAAAGTCCACAACATCCGAGACATTAGCCTGGTCCGTAACATTTCGGCATAAATCTCTTCTTAGGAGGTTTAAGTTAGAAATGCCAAAACATATTTGGTTTATTAGACATATGTTCTTCACCTCATTcactaaatttttctttttggcgGCTGATGATGGATAATATTTGAAGTGCAAAAGATTCAACATTAGGACTTAGTACTTACTTTGGTCGTCATCGTCCATCTTTTACCTTTCAAGTGTGCTTATATTGTGTCTAATattctcttttttcatttttcctgcTCAAAATGCTAAACTGCAGAACTGGTGGCAACAATAATTTCTTTCACTGCAACAGATGCGGTGAGTGAGATGCTTTGCTTATAGATGAAATCTTATTCTGCAACAAAAGCTCATATTAGTTTTAGTTTAATTGATTAGTTACAGAACATCCgttaatctttttcttttttcttcttttagagTGCTGCTATTCGAATCTGATGAAGGAATCACATATATGTGTAGAAAGAGCAATGCACCATAATTGTGCTGTTTGCTTCGAGGCAAGTGCTAAGTTTcacaaaaaagaaatttaagaaGATATTGAAATGGAAATATTCTGATTTTTGGTATCGTTTCTTGCAGTATGTTTTTGACGCGACTAAAAGCATTACTGTCTTGCCTTGCGGTCACACCATGCATCTGGAATGTGTGATGCAGATGCAACAGCATTCCCAGTAAGCTTTCATTTATTAATGTTTTTATGTTTTACTTACTTCGAAGGAAACTGATTCTTAccctcacccccacccccaccccacaacCTTCTCCGTCTTTGGTAACGTTCTCTTTCATTTTAACGTGCGAATGCAGGTATTCTTGTCCAGTTTGCTCAAGATCATATTGTGATATGTCTCGTGTTTGGGAAAAACTAGACCAGGAGGTACGCATATGACTACCTGAATAGaattgttttcaaatattttcttcacaCTGATTAACTTCATCTATATTCTAATTCTAGGTTGCATCAACACCTATGCTTGAAATGTATCAAAACAAGATGGTAAAAGAAAGTCATGTCTGCCTTTTTGATTTTACACAAGTACTATACTCTTATTTTACATGTGAATATCCATGACAATTATTCAGGTTTGGATCCTTTGCAATGACTGTGGGAAAACATCGGAGGTTATTTTCCATGTCGTTGCACTTAAGTGCCCTAGCTGTAAATCTTACAACACTAGGCAGACAAGAGGAGGCCCTAGTTCATACTCATCTAGAGTTGAAGAAATGGTTAGATGAGGTTTAAGGTTCTTAATTGAGACCTCGGAGCCAATCACATTCGTTTTCACGTTGCTGTTGTCAAATTTCAACCATCAATCGCTGAAACAACGTTCAAGGCAACATTATTTGGGgtattttaccttcattttcacccaACCACCAAAGCATTATTGGCAGGAAGGATTAATATGG from the Lycium ferocissimum isolate CSIRO_LF1 unplaced genomic scaffold, AGI_CSIRO_Lferr_CH_V1 ctg11795, whole genome shotgun sequence genome contains:
- the LOC132041816 gene encoding E3 ubiquitin-protein ligase RZFP34-like codes for the protein METGSQDQGFSHSLVDDKSMTEMGSGDYGCSHYRRRCKIRAPCCDEIFDCRHCHNDSKNSLEVDPLKRHDVPRHDIKKVICSLCNTEQDVQQTCIHCGVCMGKYYCSKCNFFDDDVSKDQYHCDKCGICRTGGNNNFFHCNRCECCYSNLMKESHICVERAMHHNCAVCFEYVFDATKSITVLPCGHTMHLECVMQMQQHSQYSCPVCSRSYCDMSRVWEKLDQEVASTPMLEMYQNKMVWILCNDCGKTSEVIFHVVALKCPSCKSYNTRQTRGGPSSYSSRVEEMVR